A region of bacterium DNA encodes the following proteins:
- a CDS encoding glycosyltransferase, with protein RCKSPLKIAEYLASGSAIVASEVGDVARMVSGAGVLVPPSDIGGLAEGIVSLLRDSKRRAKLGVLARKRAEQEFNWERTTASILSAYRQALEHRRRAQASPWAMSGEARH; from the coding sequence GCGGTGCAAAAGCCCGCTGAAAATAGCGGAATACCTGGCGTCTGGCAGCGCGATCGTCGCGAGCGAGGTGGGGGATGTTGCGAGGATGGTCTCAGGTGCGGGCGTTTTGGTGCCACCGAGTGACATTGGCGGTCTTGCGGAGGGGATAGTGTCGTTGCTGCGAGATTCCAAACGGAGGGCGAAGTTGGGGGTGTTGGCAAGGAAGCGAGCGGAGCAGGAGTTCAACTGGGAGAGAACGACCGCGAGCATTCTGTCGGCATATAGGCAGGCGCTTGAACACCGGAGAAGGGCTCAGGCTAGTCCATGGGCAATGTCCGGGGAGGCTCGTCATTGA